One Nonomuraea angiospora DNA segment encodes these proteins:
- a CDS encoding sulfotransferase family protein yields the protein MSDRPVFVIGCPRSGTTMLQLMLHSHPRMAVPPETRFLIPAYFRRRTWGDLRIVSRRRALAQWIATDRSTKFRELKIDKDDFVRQAVEGPGSLGSVIGTAFRMYADRFDKVRWGDKRPSYVKQVDLLLRLFPDAQFIHLIRDGRDCVASLKEMPWYTLDSFHAVATWAEAIDAGGRLKRTLGEDTYYELRYEDLTDDPMTELKKLCHFLDEEFSVSMVSPREAASVAVPQHKVWHSNTHGEVIRTRVGSWANRLDDWEIALCEHMLGDRLESMGYELTGAPKPAKEHVTACQKTMQKRKASRMRKQMRDRFNRLREPSPVAAMLTARQRSLAGIPQQRAELAEPV from the coding sequence ATGTCCGACCGGCCAGTCTTCGTCATTGGATGTCCGCGGTCCGGCACCACGATGCTCCAGCTCATGCTCCACTCGCACCCCCGCATGGCGGTGCCGCCGGAGACGCGGTTCCTCATTCCCGCCTACTTCCGCCGCAGGACGTGGGGCGACCTTCGGATCGTCTCCCGCCGCCGCGCGCTGGCGCAGTGGATCGCGACCGACCGCAGCACGAAGTTCCGCGAGCTCAAGATCGACAAGGACGACTTCGTCAGGCAGGCCGTGGAGGGCCCCGGCTCGCTGGGATCGGTGATCGGGACGGCCTTCCGCATGTACGCCGACCGGTTCGACAAGGTCCGCTGGGGCGACAAGCGGCCCAGCTACGTCAAGCAGGTCGACCTGCTGCTCAGGCTCTTCCCCGACGCCCAGTTCATCCACCTCATCAGGGACGGCCGCGACTGCGTGGCCTCGCTGAAGGAGATGCCCTGGTACACGCTGGACTCCTTCCACGCGGTCGCCACCTGGGCCGAGGCCATCGACGCGGGCGGCCGGCTCAAGCGCACGCTGGGCGAGGACACGTACTACGAGCTGCGGTACGAGGACCTCACCGACGACCCGATGACCGAGCTGAAGAAGCTCTGCCACTTCCTCGACGAGGAGTTCTCGGTCTCGATGGTCTCCCCGCGCGAGGCGGCCAGCGTGGCGGTGCCGCAGCACAAGGTCTGGCACAGCAACACGCACGGCGAGGTCATCCGCACCCGCGTCGGGAGCTGGGCGAACCGGCTGGACGACTGGGAGATCGCGCTGTGCGAGCACATGCTCGGCGACCGCCTGGAGTCCATGGGGTACGAGCTGACCGGCGCGCCCAAGCCGGCCAAGGAGCACGTGACCGCCTGCCAGAAGACCATGCAGAAGCGCAAGGCCAGCCGCATGCGCAAGCAGATGCGCGACCGGTTCAACCGGCTGCGCGAGCCGAGCCCGGTGGCCGCGATGCTGACCGCGCGCCAGCGGTCCCTGGCAGGCATCCCACAGCAGCGCGCGGAGCTGGCCGAGCCGGTCTGA
- a CDS encoding FAD binding domain-containing protein, with protein sequence MIPAQFDYVRPGSLAEACQELASDEDAKVLAGGQSLLPLMRLRMAYPSKLVDIGRLPDLKGVHDRGDHVFIGAMTTHDEVLHSGVVRADCPLLALATAQVADPAIRHRGTFGGSLAHADPAGDLPAVVLALEGVFVARSQEGEREIPAAEFFVDYWESSLGPGEILVGVRLPKLGAGWGFHYEKFHRTAQAWAIVGVAAAVRRSNGSIAEARIGLTNMGSTPLRARAAESALEGVELGDQLRQACEEAAAGTSPPSDLHAQPDYRRHLARVLTHRAVRTAAGAP encoded by the coding sequence ATGATCCCCGCGCAGTTCGACTACGTGCGGCCGGGTTCGCTGGCGGAGGCCTGCCAGGAGCTCGCCTCCGACGAGGACGCCAAGGTCCTGGCGGGCGGGCAGTCGCTGCTGCCGCTGATGCGGCTGCGGATGGCGTACCCGTCGAAGCTGGTCGACATCGGCCGGCTGCCCGACCTGAAGGGCGTGCACGACCGCGGCGACCACGTCTTCATCGGCGCGATGACCACGCACGACGAGGTCCTGCACTCCGGCGTCGTCCGGGCCGACTGCCCGCTGCTCGCGCTGGCCACGGCGCAGGTGGCGGATCCGGCGATCAGGCACCGCGGCACGTTCGGCGGCTCGCTGGCCCACGCGGACCCGGCGGGCGACCTGCCCGCCGTGGTGCTGGCGCTGGAGGGCGTGTTCGTGGCCAGGTCACAGGAGGGCGAGCGGGAGATCCCGGCCGCCGAGTTCTTCGTCGACTACTGGGAGTCGTCGCTGGGGCCGGGCGAGATCCTGGTCGGGGTGCGGCTCCCGAAGCTGGGCGCCGGCTGGGGCTTCCACTACGAGAAGTTCCACCGGACCGCCCAGGCGTGGGCGATCGTCGGCGTGGCCGCCGCCGTCAGGCGCTCCAACGGCTCGATCGCCGAGGCCAGGATCGGGCTGACGAACATGGGCTCGACGCCGCTGCGCGCCCGCGCCGCCGAGTCCGCCCTGGAGGGCGTGGAGCTGGGCGACCAGCTGCGCCAGGCGTGCGAGGAGGCGGCGGCCGGCACCTCGCCGCCGTCCGACCTGCACGCGCAGCCGGACTATCGGCGGCATCTGGCCAGGGTCCTGACCCACCGCGCGGTACGCACGGCGGCCGGAGCTCCCTGA
- a CDS encoding (2Fe-2S)-binding protein gives MPRITVTVDGIKYEEDVEPRLLLVHLLRERLGKTGTPVGCDTSNCGACTVMLDGTSVKSCSVLAVQADGCEVVTIEGLGVNGSMHPMQRAFHEEHALQCGYCTPGMVMAAIDLLREDPEPSEEAIRQGLEGNLCRCTGYCNIVKAVRRGAQEMGRAVTTP, from the coding sequence ATGCCCCGAATCACCGTCACCGTCGACGGGATCAAGTACGAGGAGGACGTGGAGCCGCGACTCCTGCTCGTACATCTGCTACGAGAGCGGCTGGGCAAGACCGGCACCCCCGTCGGGTGCGACACCAGCAACTGCGGCGCCTGCACGGTCATGCTCGACGGCACGAGCGTGAAGAGCTGTTCCGTGCTCGCCGTGCAGGCCGACGGCTGCGAGGTCGTCACGATCGAGGGCCTGGGCGTCAACGGGTCGATGCACCCGATGCAGCGGGCCTTCCACGAAGAACACGCGCTGCAGTGCGGTTACTGCACGCCCGGCATGGTCATGGCCGCGATAGACCTCCTCAGGGAGGATCCCGAGCCGTCGGAGGAGGCGATCAGGCAGGGCCTGGAGGGCAATCTCTGCCGCTGCACCGGCTACTGCAACATCGTCAAGGCCGTGCGCCGGGGCGCGCAGGAGATGGGGCGGGCGGTGACGACGCCATGA
- a CDS encoding glycosyltransferase produces MSVVFACVDADTLGGVQRVTHTLAQGLAGRGHEVHVIGLHRAAAPFRYVERPLYHHHVISRRPMRSQGLLARRRAGRRLKELLRQIRPGYAVMTSPAAVTRVSGLLPAAFRPIGQYHGSYDHARGCWHLGSIKRHYPGLDQAVFLSEDDARLFSEHALLPNAWALPNPLAHWPEELATLDAPRVLGVGRLEGVKRFDRLISAFARSGAPRPWELHLIGDGSELDRLREHARGEGVGDRVVFKGLVPGDRMPAEYLNASVLGLTSGHEGLPVVLLESAAHGVPSVAFDVSGGVRTAGSLLVPPGDVDAFAAALGGLVASREERRRLGADARARAEAFRLDHVLDGWERLFAHIRR; encoded by the coding sequence ATGAGCGTCGTCTTCGCCTGCGTGGACGCCGACACGCTCGGCGGCGTCCAGCGGGTGACGCACACCCTCGCCCAGGGGCTGGCCGGGCGCGGCCACGAGGTGCACGTCATCGGGCTGCACCGGGCGGCGGCACCGTTCCGGTACGTGGAGCGCCCGCTCTACCACCACCACGTGATCAGCCGGCGGCCGATGCGGTCGCAGGGCCTCCTGGCCCGCAGGAGAGCCGGCCGGCGGCTGAAGGAGCTGCTCAGGCAGATCAGGCCCGGCTACGCCGTCATGACCTCGCCGGCCGCGGTGACCCGGGTGTCGGGGCTGCTGCCCGCGGCGTTCCGGCCGATCGGGCAGTATCACGGCTCGTACGACCACGCCCGCGGCTGCTGGCACCTCGGCTCCATCAAGCGGCACTACCCCGGGCTCGACCAGGCGGTCTTCCTCAGCGAGGACGACGCCCGCCTCTTCTCCGAGCACGCGCTGCTGCCCAACGCCTGGGCCCTGCCGAACCCCCTGGCCCACTGGCCGGAGGAGCTCGCCACGCTCGACGCGCCCCGCGTCCTCGGCGTGGGCCGGCTGGAAGGGGTCAAGCGGTTCGACCGGCTGATCAGCGCGTTCGCCCGCTCGGGCGCGCCGCGCCCGTGGGAGCTGCACCTGATCGGCGACGGCAGCGAGCTGGACCGGCTGCGCGAGCACGCGCGCGGGGAGGGCGTCGGCGACCGCGTGGTCTTCAAGGGGCTGGTGCCGGGCGACCGGATGCCCGCCGAATACCTGAACGCCTCCGTCCTGGGCCTGACCAGCGGGCACGAGGGGCTGCCCGTCGTGCTGCTGGAGTCGGCCGCGCACGGGGTGCCGTCGGTGGCGTTCGACGTGTCGGGCGGCGTGCGCACCGCCGGGTCCCTGCTGGTGCCGCCGGGGGACGTGGACGCGTTCGCGGCCGCGCTGGGCGGGCTGGTCGCCTCCCGGGAGGAGCGGCGGCGGCTGGGGGCCGACGCCCGCGCACGGGCCGAGGCGTTCCGCCTCGACCACGTGCTCGACGGCTGGGAGCGGCTGTTCGCCCACATCCGGCGCTAG
- a CDS encoding SRPBCC family protein yields MAMRFEHEFTVPVPIEQAWAVLLDVERVAPCLPGATLDIFEGDEFTGRMKVKVGPIVVTYKGSARFEDVDKDTYTLTIQASGKEARGSGTASATVKARLAPAEEATKVSVETSFNVTGRPAQFGRGVMAEVGGRLVEKFAANLAELLSEPTVEQVAAAPGPEEKRHEEERHLTAVPAPPEPEARPAGTTRTSRTADEEALDLLEIAGQPLLKRLAPVAGALVALLAIVWVIRRLRR; encoded by the coding sequence ATGGCGATGCGGTTCGAGCACGAATTCACTGTTCCAGTTCCGATCGAGCAGGCGTGGGCGGTGCTGCTCGACGTCGAGCGGGTCGCGCCGTGCCTGCCGGGGGCGACGCTGGACATCTTCGAGGGTGACGAGTTCACCGGCAGGATGAAGGTCAAGGTCGGCCCGATCGTGGTGACCTACAAGGGCTCGGCCAGGTTCGAGGACGTCGACAAGGACACCTACACGCTCACCATCCAGGCGTCCGGCAAGGAGGCCCGGGGCTCCGGCACGGCCTCGGCCACGGTCAAGGCGCGGTTGGCGCCGGCCGAGGAGGCCACGAAGGTGAGCGTCGAGACGTCGTTCAACGTGACCGGCCGGCCCGCCCAGTTCGGGCGCGGCGTGATGGCCGAGGTCGGCGGCAGGCTCGTCGAGAAGTTCGCGGCCAACCTGGCCGAGCTGCTGTCCGAGCCCACGGTGGAGCAGGTCGCCGCCGCGCCGGGCCCAGAGGAGAAACGGCACGAGGAGGAGCGGCACCTGACCGCGGTGCCGGCGCCGCCAGAGCCGGAGGCGCGGCCCGCGGGCACCACCCGCACGTCGCGCACGGCCGACGAGGAGGCGCTGGACCTGCTGGAGATCGCCGGGCAGCCGCTGCTGAAGCGCCTGGCGCCCGTCGCGGGCGCGCTCGTGGCGCTGCTGGCCATCGTGTGGGTGATCCGCCGGCTGCGGCGCTGA
- a CDS encoding bifunctional glycosyltransferase/CDP-glycerol:glycerophosphate glycerophosphotransferase, with protein sequence MPDCTVVVISYNDAARLPRAVRSVLGQSLRDLEVIIVDDASTDGTPEVAARLMDSDPRVLYLRRQVNSGGCGAPRNDGLDAAAAPYVMFLDSDDELPRHACKSLLTEIERTGADFVSGQISRLFESTGRLRPYYPELFARRRVVEGIRQEPDLFLDCFSTNKLYDVGRLRDHALRFPEDIHYEDHVFSTGLYALSRRFAIVPWTVYLWHRAATNDSISLSVDDLENVRQRVIAARLSDDVLRAHGAGDLVPQRQRRFVRQDLRVYLNPLPARDLVWVKEFAAMVRPYMEEMPRWVLEELEPLERVCCQLILDDRAEDLRVAAASLTGPRAAPRSAVRLNGRTYWGTTVSPGLDITKLRLAELPFSESRLRHELTEIISDGERVRMTVRTYDPFGALPLDWTAALELGSQKITIKPQPSGGGGYVTDVVCKPTGRCEPRIVFTRTSDGHTTADRILADPGLRPVELPGCTVKAEGCAAYLCVRPDSVTRSVARRVKQALMSRLSTPANKLRAYKLLIKVVPPRQNLALFESDVGKGYSGSPRAIYEELRRRNLPIDVVWSVARGRRNFPPDARLVRRGSWAYVWTMARAGIWVDSHGFPLDYPKPHGTRYLQTWHGQGIKSIGFDAPDLRTDFDGPRAQWRAAVARWDALISPSAEFSRVFLPSNGYAGKVYRCGTPRCDALVRAEPAGDVLERLEIPPGRKILLYAPTYRDSAKGSGQSVRVDLELLADELAREWVVILRTHPVERYTPPEHLRHFVRDAGSYPEINDLMLASDALLTDYSSVMCDYALTGKPMLFYIDDWDDYRLAERGVYHDLPAIAPGPCVSTTAELVEAIRRLPDLHAAYAGRYAAFRDLWCADERGDAAARIVDDFFRKGAR encoded by the coding sequence ATGCCGGACTGCACCGTGGTCGTGATCTCCTACAACGACGCGGCCCGCCTGCCCAGGGCCGTGCGTTCGGTGCTCGGGCAGTCCCTGCGCGACCTCGAAGTGATCATCGTGGACGACGCGAGCACGGACGGCACGCCGGAGGTGGCCGCCCGGCTCATGGACAGCGATCCGCGGGTGCTCTACCTGCGCAGGCAGGTCAACAGCGGGGGCTGCGGCGCGCCCAGGAACGACGGGCTCGACGCCGCGGCCGCGCCGTACGTCATGTTCCTCGACAGCGACGACGAGCTGCCCAGGCACGCCTGCAAGAGCCTGCTCACCGAGATCGAGCGGACCGGGGCCGACTTCGTGTCGGGGCAGATCTCGCGGCTGTTCGAGTCGACCGGGCGGCTGAGACCCTACTATCCCGAGCTGTTCGCCAGGCGGAGGGTGGTGGAGGGCATCCGCCAGGAGCCCGACCTGTTCCTCGACTGCTTCAGCACGAACAAGCTCTACGACGTGGGCCGGCTGCGGGACCACGCGCTGCGCTTCCCCGAGGACATCCACTACGAGGACCACGTCTTCTCGACCGGGCTGTACGCGCTCTCGCGCAGGTTCGCGATCGTGCCGTGGACGGTCTACCTCTGGCACCGGGCGGCGACGAACGACTCGATCTCGCTGAGCGTCGACGATCTGGAGAACGTGCGGCAGCGGGTCATCGCGGCCCGGCTGAGCGACGACGTCCTGCGCGCCCACGGGGCCGGGGACCTGGTGCCCCAGCGGCAGCGCCGGTTCGTGCGCCAGGACCTGCGGGTCTACCTCAACCCGCTGCCGGCGCGGGACCTGGTGTGGGTCAAGGAGTTCGCCGCGATGGTCCGGCCGTACATGGAGGAGATGCCCCGCTGGGTGCTGGAGGAGCTGGAGCCGCTGGAGCGGGTCTGCTGCCAGCTCATCCTCGACGACCGGGCCGAGGACCTGCGGGTGGCCGCGGCCTCGCTGACCGGGCCGAGGGCCGCCCCGAGGTCGGCGGTGCGGTTGAACGGGCGCACGTACTGGGGGACGACGGTCTCGCCCGGCCTGGACATCACGAAGCTGCGGCTGGCCGAGCTGCCCTTCTCCGAGTCCAGGCTGCGGCACGAGCTGACGGAGATCATCTCGGACGGCGAGCGGGTGCGGATGACCGTGCGCACGTACGACCCGTTCGGGGCGCTGCCGCTGGACTGGACGGCGGCCCTGGAGCTCGGATCCCAAAAAATCACGATAAAGCCGCAGCCGTCCGGCGGCGGAGGGTACGTCACCGACGTCGTCTGCAAGCCCACGGGCAGGTGCGAGCCGCGCATCGTCTTCACCAGGACCTCCGACGGGCACACCACGGCCGACCGCATCCTCGCCGACCCGGGGCTGCGGCCCGTCGAGCTGCCGGGGTGCACGGTGAAGGCCGAGGGGTGCGCCGCGTACCTGTGCGTGCGCCCCGACTCCGTCACCCGCTCGGTGGCGCGGCGGGTCAAGCAGGCGCTGATGAGCCGGCTCAGCACGCCGGCGAACAAGCTGCGGGCCTACAAGCTGCTCATCAAGGTGGTGCCGCCCCGGCAGAACCTCGCCCTGTTCGAGTCCGACGTCGGCAAGGGCTACAGCGGCAGCCCCCGGGCCATCTACGAGGAGCTGCGCCGCCGCAACCTGCCGATCGACGTGGTCTGGTCGGTGGCCAGGGGCCGCCGGAACTTCCCGCCCGACGCGCGGCTCGTCCGGCGCGGAAGCTGGGCCTACGTCTGGACGATGGCCAGGGCCGGGATCTGGGTGGACAGCCACGGCTTCCCGCTGGACTACCCCAAGCCGCACGGCACCCGTTACCTGCAGACCTGGCACGGGCAGGGGATCAAGTCGATCGGGTTCGACGCGCCCGACCTGCGTACCGACTTCGACGGTCCGCGGGCGCAGTGGCGGGCCGCGGTCGCGCGGTGGGACGCGCTGATCTCGCCGAGCGCCGAGTTCTCGCGGGTGTTCCTGCCGTCCAACGGCTACGCGGGCAAGGTCTACCGGTGCGGGACGCCGCGGTGCGACGCGCTGGTGCGGGCCGAGCCGGCCGGTGACGTGCTGGAGCGGCTGGAGATCCCACCCGGCCGAAAAATCCTGCTTTATGCGCCTACGTACAGGGACAGCGCCAAAGGCAGCGGCCAGTCCGTACGGGTGGATCTGGAGCTGCTGGCCGACGAGCTGGCCCGGGAGTGGGTGGTGATCCTGCGTACGCACCCGGTCGAGCGCTACACCCCGCCCGAGCACCTCAGGCACTTCGTCCGTGACGCCGGGTCGTACCCCGAGATCAACGACCTGATGCTGGCCTCGGACGCGCTGCTGACGGACTACTCCTCGGTGATGTGCGACTACGCGCTCACCGGCAAGCCGATGCTGTTCTACATCGACGACTGGGACGACTACCGGCTGGCCGAGCGCGGCGTGTACCACGACCTGCCCGCCATCGCGCCGGGCCCGTGCGTGTCGACCACCGCCGAGCTGGTGGAGGCGATCAGGCGGCTGCCCGACCTGCACGCCGCCTACGCCGGCCGGTACGCGGCCTTCCGCGACCTATGGTGCGCCGACGAGCGCGGCGACGCGGCCGCCCGGATCGTGGACGACTTCTTCCGGAAAGGTGCGCGATGA
- a CDS encoding xanthine dehydrogenase family protein molybdopterin-binding subunit gives MSEIDTGMVAEQIEQSDQINEPAGTSEVGRPRRRKEDARLLTGRTQWTDNLSRPGMLQVMFLRSPMAHARITRVDVSGARELPGVVAAFSGQDFAAEQGSLPCAWPVSEDIVIPDHPPMAVSEVRYVGEAVACVIATDRYRAADALEAIDIEYEPLPAVLDMNEALADGSPKVHEAGNKAFSVKINSGDIDAAFRDAPVVIDRTYIQQRLIPSAMEPRAVLADTDGDAFTISSSTQIPHVLRVMLAVVTGIPEHKLRVIAPDVGGGFGSKLQVTAEEVLCLLLARKLGRPVKWTESRSEGNLTVHHGRDQIQHIRLAAEADGRIRGLQVDLLADMGAYLMLVTPGIPLLGASMFNAIYKMDAYEFGCTGVFTTKMPTDAYRGAGRPEATFGIERVMDELAAELKMDPVEVRRRNWIKHDEFPYTTISGLTYDSGNYEAATDRALALFGYDKLRAEQADRRDRGDPVQLGIGVSTYTEMCGLAPSRMLGEANYGAGGWEHGSVRMLPTGKVEVITGTSPHGQGHVTSWSQIAADALGVPFDDVTVLHGDTAIAHKGMDTYGSRSLVVGGIAVLKACEKVKDKARKLAAHVLECSPEDLEYAAGAFKVRGTDTQKTIQELAYAAFTAHDLPEGVEARLDSDATFDPENYSFPHGTHLCAVEVDTETGMVKIRSYVAVDDVGKVVNPLIVEGQVHGGIAQGIAQALFEEAVYDAEGNLLTTTMADYLLPSAADLPAFQLDRTESPATSNPLGVKGVGEAGTIASTPAVVNAIVDALRPRGIHDVRMPCTPERVWRALQDGALEGVRR, from the coding sequence ATGAGCGAGATCGACACCGGCATGGTCGCCGAGCAGATAGAGCAGAGCGATCAGATCAACGAGCCCGCGGGCACGTCAGAGGTCGGCAGGCCGCGTCGGCGCAAGGAGGACGCACGGCTCCTGACGGGGCGCACGCAGTGGACGGACAACCTCTCCCGCCCGGGGATGCTGCAGGTGATGTTCCTGCGCAGCCCGATGGCACACGCGCGGATCACCAGGGTCGACGTCTCGGGGGCGCGTGAGCTGCCCGGGGTCGTGGCGGCCTTCAGCGGCCAGGACTTCGCCGCCGAGCAGGGCAGCCTGCCGTGCGCGTGGCCGGTAAGCGAGGACATCGTCATCCCCGACCACCCGCCGATGGCGGTGTCCGAGGTCAGGTACGTCGGCGAGGCCGTGGCCTGCGTGATCGCGACCGACCGCTACCGCGCCGCCGACGCGCTCGAGGCCATCGACATCGAGTACGAGCCGCTGCCCGCGGTCCTCGACATGAACGAGGCGCTGGCGGACGGCAGCCCGAAGGTCCACGAGGCGGGCAACAAGGCGTTCAGCGTCAAGATCAACTCCGGTGACATCGACGCCGCGTTCAGGGACGCCCCCGTCGTCATCGACCGGACCTACATCCAGCAGCGGCTCATCCCGAGCGCGATGGAGCCGCGGGCGGTCCTGGCCGACACCGACGGCGACGCGTTCACGATCTCGTCGTCCACGCAGATCCCGCACGTCCTGCGGGTCATGCTGGCCGTGGTGACCGGCATCCCCGAGCACAAGCTCCGCGTGATCGCCCCCGACGTGGGCGGCGGGTTCGGCTCGAAGCTGCAGGTCACCGCGGAAGAGGTGCTCTGCCTGCTGCTGGCCCGCAAGCTCGGCAGGCCGGTCAAGTGGACCGAGTCCCGCTCCGAGGGCAACCTGACCGTGCACCACGGCCGCGACCAGATCCAGCACATCCGGCTGGCCGCCGAGGCCGACGGGCGCATCCGCGGGCTGCAGGTCGACCTGCTGGCCGACATGGGCGCGTACCTGATGCTGGTCACGCCGGGCATCCCGCTGCTCGGCGCGTCGATGTTCAACGCGATCTACAAGATGGACGCGTACGAGTTCGGCTGCACGGGCGTGTTCACCACCAAGATGCCCACGGACGCCTACCGGGGCGCGGGGCGGCCGGAGGCCACGTTCGGCATCGAGCGGGTGATGGACGAGCTGGCCGCCGAGCTCAAGATGGACCCGGTGGAGGTGCGCCGGCGCAACTGGATCAAGCACGACGAGTTCCCGTACACCACCATTTCCGGCCTGACGTACGACTCGGGCAACTACGAGGCGGCCACGGACAGGGCGCTGGCCCTGTTCGGCTACGACAAGCTGCGCGCGGAGCAGGCCGACCGGCGCGACCGGGGCGACCCGGTGCAGCTCGGCATCGGCGTCAGCACGTACACGGAGATGTGCGGCCTGGCCCCGTCCAGGATGCTCGGCGAGGCCAACTACGGCGCCGGCGGCTGGGAGCACGGCTCGGTGCGCATGCTGCCCACGGGCAAGGTCGAGGTCATCACCGGCACCTCGCCGCACGGGCAGGGCCACGTGACGTCGTGGAGCCAGATCGCGGCGGACGCGCTCGGCGTGCCGTTCGACGACGTCACGGTGCTGCACGGCGACACGGCCATCGCGCACAAGGGCATGGACACCTACGGCTCGCGCTCGCTCGTCGTCGGCGGCATCGCCGTGCTGAAGGCGTGCGAGAAGGTCAAGGACAAGGCCCGCAAGCTCGCCGCGCACGTGCTCGAATGCTCGCCCGAGGACCTGGAGTACGCGGCCGGGGCGTTCAAGGTGCGGGGCACGGACACGCAGAAGACCATCCAGGAGCTGGCCTACGCCGCGTTCACGGCGCACGACCTGCCGGAGGGCGTGGAGGCGCGGCTCGACTCCGACGCCACGTTCGACCCGGAGAACTACTCCTTCCCGCACGGCACCCACCTGTGCGCGGTGGAGGTGGACACCGAGACGGGCATGGTGAAGATCCGCTCGTACGTGGCGGTCGACGACGTCGGCAAGGTCGTCAACCCGCTGATCGTCGAGGGCCAGGTACACGGCGGCATCGCCCAGGGGATCGCGCAGGCGCTGTTCGAGGAGGCCGTCTACGACGCCGAGGGCAACCTGCTGACCACGACGATGGCCGACTACCTGCTGCCGTCGGCGGCGGACCTGCCGGCGTTCCAGCTCGACCGGACCGAGTCCCCGGCGACCAGCAACCCGCTGGGCGTCAAGGGCGTGGGCGAGGCGGGCACGATCGCCTCGACCCCGGCCGTCGTGAACGCCATCGTGGACGCCCTGCGCCCGCGCGGCATCCACGACGTGCGGATGCCGTGCACGCCCGAGCGCGTCTGGAGAGCCCTGCAGGATGGGGCGCTGGAAGGAGTTCGGCGATGA
- a CDS encoding PspC domain-containing protein, with protein MTEAPPKEPAAPPRSLRRSSEGRFLMGVCSGLGRHTGVDPVVFRVGFAMLLLGSGIGLFLYLAAFLLMKEPNGRPGIIEQWTRRDFDAETVMALLTAVMAFGLALNLATVWLDTGTLVVCVLLAVSLLAAHSSGVDLLGLARSMPERLSRRQTTAAPEAPPVRPTPPTGPPPVRPTPAAGPSPVATPAAAPPPVATPSAAPPPVQEPAASEPVRETVVPEPIQEAVQETARDVAEERGPEPPTRANEAAPPAPAGRPVPADEPPSAREPASAGEDTKVTAEHRVPSYQPQPRTRLDYTPYGEPFAPKGPYQPLDPAKRAAGYSPYDPVLYGQPVPKKERKPRPKSFIGAITILLAIIIGGIVVAVQARSAAGVSPTIVGGAVLITIGAGLLVAAWWGRGAGLVATGTLVAVIVALGFVLGGIPRNIGESNWVPTSVSQSSMLYDVGVGDGRLDLSELKLEPGAEVTFNAAVTMGELMVIVPPTARIEVHAANKVGDIKLDHSVRGGVDVRYDKVLEPEVKPDGKVSTIVLNLRGGLGDMEVRRAA; from the coding sequence ATGACAGAAGCTCCGCCCAAGGAACCGGCCGCCCCGCCCCGGTCGCTGCGACGCAGCAGCGAGGGGCGCTTCCTCATGGGCGTCTGTTCCGGTCTCGGGCGGCACACCGGCGTCGACCCCGTGGTGTTCCGCGTGGGTTTCGCCATGCTTCTGCTCGGCTCCGGCATCGGCCTGTTCCTCTATCTCGCGGCGTTCCTGCTGATGAAGGAGCCGAACGGCAGGCCGGGGATCATCGAGCAGTGGACGCGCCGCGACTTCGACGCCGAGACCGTGATGGCGTTGCTGACGGCGGTGATGGCGTTCGGGCTGGCGCTCAACCTGGCGACGGTGTGGCTCGACACCGGCACCCTGGTGGTGTGCGTCCTGCTCGCCGTCTCGCTGCTCGCGGCCCACTCCAGCGGGGTGGACCTGCTGGGGCTGGCCCGCTCGATGCCCGAACGGCTGAGCAGGAGGCAGACGACCGCGGCTCCCGAGGCCCCGCCGGTCAGGCCCACGCCCCCCACGGGACCGCCGCCGGTCAGGCCCACGCCCGCAGCGGGACCGTCGCCGGTCGCCACACCCGCAGCGGCCCCGCCGCCGGTCGCCACGCCCTCAGCGGCGCCACCGCCGGTCCAGGAGCCCGCCGCCTCCGAGCCGGTGCGGGAGACGGTCGTCCCGGAGCCGATCCAGGAAGCTGTTCAGGAGACGGCCAGGGACGTCGCCGAGGAACGGGGGCCGGAGCCGCCGACGCGGGCGAACGAGGCCGCGCCGCCCGCCCCCGCCGGTCGACCCGTGCCCGCCGATGAGCCCCCGTCCGCCCGTGAGCCCGCGTCCGCCGGCGAGGACACCAAGGTCACCGCCGAGCACCGGGTCCCGTCGTACCAGCCGCAGCCCAGAACCCGCCTCGACTACACCCCCTACGGCGAGCCGTTCGCGCCGAAGGGCCCCTACCAGCCGCTCGACCCCGCCAAGCGGGCAGCGGGCTACTCCCCGTACGACCCCGTCCTGTACGGCCAACCGGTCCCCAAGAAGGAGCGGAAGCCGCGCCCCAAGTCGTTCATCGGCGCCATCACCATCCTGCTGGCAATCATCATTGGAGGGATCGTCGTGGCGGTCCAAGCCAGGTCGGCCGCAGGAGTGAGCCCGACCATCGTCGGCGGCGCCGTGCTCATCACGATCGGCGCCGGGCTGCTGGTCGCCGCCTGGTGGGGCCGCGGGGCCGGGCTGGTGGCCACGGGGACGCTGGTGGCGGTCATCGTGGCCCTGGGCTTCGTGCTCGGGGGCATCCCCAGGAACATCGGCGAGTCGAACTGGGTGCCGACCAGCGTGAGTCAGTCGAGCATGCTGTACGACGTCGGAGTCGGCGACGGGCGGCTGGACCTGTCGGAGCTGAAGCTGGAGCCGGGCGCCGAGGTGACGTTCAACGCGGCGGTGACGATGGGCGAGCTGATGGTGATCGTGCCGCCGACGGCCAGGATCGAGGTGCACGCCGCCAACAAGGTCGGCGACATCAAGCTCGATCATTCGGTCAGGGGCGGCGTGGACGTGCGGTACGACAAGGTGCTGGAGCCCGAGGTGAAGCCCGACGGCAAGGTCTCGACCATCGTCCTCAACCTGCGGGGCGGGCTCGGGGACATGGAGGTGCGGCGTGCCGCGTGA